GGGTTAATCGGGACACCGGCTCGGCCGATCGCCGCCATGACACGGCCCCAATTGGCATCCTCCCCGAATAGGGCGGTCTTGACCAAATTCGAGGTGGCAATGGTTTGGGCCACTTGCCGTGCCTCTTTCACGCTGCCTGCTCCGGTCACCTCGACATTCACGACCTTGGTGACACCCTCTCCATCGCGACAAATAGCCATCGCCAATGCCTGACAGGCTTCTGTCAGGAGTAACAGGAATCGACGGAAAGCGGTTGTGCCGGCTGTGACCGTCCGGTTCCCTGCGATTCCGTTTGCCAGGCAAAGAACCGTGTCGTTGGTGCTGGTGTCTCCATCGACAGAGATGCAGTTAAATGATTCGTTGACCGCGAGTCTGAGGGCCTGTTGAAGCGCGCTCTTCGTGATTGAGGCGTCTGTGGTGAAATAGGCCAGCATCGTAGCCATATTGGGGTGAATCATTCCAGATCCCTTGGCCATCCCGCCGATGGTAATGAGACGACCGCCGATCGTGTCTTGAAGGGCGATGGATTTCGGCCGCAGATCGGTCGTCATGATTGCCCGGGCAGCATCCAGGCCTCCACGGTCGCTGAGCTGAGCGAGGAGCTGGGGTACTCCTTTGATAATTCGATGGACCGGCAGCGCACGGCCGATCACACCGGTGGATCCGACGAACACGTGGTCGAGAGGAATACCCATATGTCGAGCGACCGCCGCGGCAGTCATTCTGGCGGCTGCCAATCCGTGAGAGCCCGTACAGGCGTTTGCGTTGCCGCTGTTGACGAGAATGGCTCGTCCCATTCCCCGACGCAGGTGCAGGCGATCGACAATGACCGGTGCCGCAACCACTTGGTTGCGGGTGAAGACGCCGGCGATGGGGCCGCTCTGGTCTGAGGCAACGAGAGCGAGATCGAGCAGGCCGGGTTTCTTAATGCCGCAATGGATGCCGGATGCCCGGAAGCCTTGTGGCGCGGTGATCCCGCGGCGTGGAGATGCGGCTGTTATTTTTTTGCTCATGATCGAGAGGATATATCCTATTCACATTGTGCAGGATGCTCAAAAAGGCTGTTCAGCAAGGCCGCAGCGAATGGAGAAGGCTTAGGTCGAGGTTAAGGTTAAGTGTCGAACAGTTTCTTGTTTGCTCAACCTTAGCCTCAGCCTTAACCTTCCAATCACGCTGGCAGACTTTTTCAGCATCCTGCTAGGGATAGGCAGCGGGAGCGGTCAAGCCTGTGTCCTCAGGGAAACCGGCCATGAGGTTCATGGCTTGAATCGCCTGGCCTGCGGCGCCTTTCACAAGATTATCCAGAGCGGCCACAGTAATGACCGACTGTGATCGTGGGTCCAGGTAGACTCCGATGTCGCAATAGTTGGACGCTTTGATATAGCGGGGATTCGGCATAATGTCGTCCTGAACTCTCACGAAGCGCTCACCTTTGTAATAAGTTCGATAGAGATCTCGCAATTCTGACAGGGCCGTCGGACGCTTCAATCGGCAGTAGGCGGTGCTCAAGATGCCGCGGTTCATCGGGACAAGGTGCGGAGTGAATGTCACGATCGGTGGTGCGGCATCTGTCTCGGAGGGTTGAGACACGCGTCGGAGCAACCCGGCAAGTTCTTGTTCGATCTCAGGGGTATGGCGATGTTGCCCCACCTTGTAGGCCTCTAAGGATTCATGGGCTTCCGGGAAATGATAGGGAAGAGCCGGGCTGCGTCCGGCGCCGGAGATGCCTGATTTTGCATCGATGACGATGTTGCCCTGCGAGTCTACCAAGTTATGGGCGAATAGAGGCGCTAATTGCAGGACAGCTGCGGTGGGATAGCAGCCGGGTGACGCGACCAATCTGGCCTTTGCGATGGCGGTGCGATGCAATTCTGGGAGCCCGTAGACCGCATCTTTCAACAAGTCTGCATGGGTATGCGGCGTCTTGTACCACTGCTCATACAAGGCTGGATCCTTGAGCCGGTAATCGGCGCTGAGGTCCACGACCAGTTTGCCGGTTTGGATGCAAGCTGCGACCGGCGTCAAGGATTTGGTGTGGGGGAGGGCCAGGAAGACCGCGTCTGCCATCTCCGCCAAGGATTCCGGTGAGAGAGCTTGAAACGAAAGAGGCACGAGGCCGGCCAGACTAGGGAATACCGATGCCACAGGAACCCCTGCCGACTTTTCCGAAGTGACGGCGCAGAGTTCAAAATGAGGGTGGAGCGCTGCCAGGCGAACGAGTTCCGCTCCTGCATATCCGCTGGCCCCTGCGATTGCGACTCGTATGTTCTTCATCGATGTCACCTTGTCGCGCGCAAAAAAAAGGGAAGGCCTGGAGCCTTCCCTTTGTCCGATTGTGGCTCCGATGTCTAACGCTTTGAGTACTGGAAGCGCTTTCTAGCGCCCTTCTGTCCGTATTTTTTCCGCTCCTTGACTCGCGAGTCGCGTGTCAGCAGGCCTTCTTTTTTCAGGGGTGTGCGAAGCGGCTGGTTGAGCTCCACCAACGCGCGCGCAATGGCATGACGCAGGGCGCCGGCTTGTCCGGTCGGTCCGCCTCCTTGTACTGTGGCCTTGATCGAGTATTGCCCGACGACGCCGCCGATTTCGAGCGGGAACTGGATGATCTGCCGCAAGGTCAACCGTGGGAATGCTTTCTCGATCGGCTGATCGTTGATGGTAATTTCGCCCGCCCTCCCAGTGACCCAGGCTCTGGCAATCGCGCACTTTCGTCGTCCGGTTGCATATTGAGTCGCTACTGCCATGCTCCAATGTCTCCTTCTCTTGCTTGCGGTGATGATTACAGGGTAATCGGTTCCGGTCCTTGAGCCTGGTGGGGATGAACAGGCCCGACATAGACGCGGAGTTTCTTTGCCATATGGTTTCCGAGTGGGTTTTTGGGAAGCATGCCTTCGATCGCTTTGGTCAAGAGTGCTGTCGGATCTTTTCGGAAGACATGCTGCGCGGTTGCGGTCTTCAGCCCACCGGGATATCCGCTGTGATGGCGATAGAGCTTTGTGGCCATTTTGTTGCCGGTCAAACGGATCTTCTCCGCATTCACGATGACGACATGATCGCCCATATCCACGTGGGGGGTGAAGGTCGGCCGGTGTTTGCCGCGCAATACTCCAGCGACGCGAGCGGCCAATCGTCCCAGCGTCTTTCCCTCTGCATCCACGAGGTACCACTTCTCCTGCACGTCCAGAGGCTTTTGCATATAGGTCAACATCGCTCTTTCCGCTCCTTCACGCTCGTGCGAATTAGGTTTCCTGCACTTCCGGTGTGCCGATAGGTTTCGAGTCGAGTTTAGCCAGCCAGGCGTCGAGATTTGTTGTGCTCCGCCGCTTCAACACATCCTGGGTGATGTAGATCGGGCAAGGTGCCCGAAGGGCCAACGAGATGGCGTCGCTGGGCCTGGCATCGATCGTCCGTTCGATGCCTTTGTTCGAGACATAGACCGTGGCGTAATAGGTGCTGCTCTTGACGTCTGTGATCACGACGCGTTGAAGCGTAATGTTCAAATGCTCGGCGAAGCTCTTGATCAAGTCATGGCTCATCGGCCGTGGCGTAATCATGGTATCGAGGGCCAATTTGATGGCGTGACCCTCTGCTGCGCCGACCCAAATCGGAAACGTATCGAGGGCGGCGTCCTGTCGTGCCAGGACGACAATTCTGGTATCGGTGTTCGCCTCCTCAAGAATGCGATCCACCCTGTATTCGACCAGGTCCTGCTCTTTGGGTATATCGATAATGCTCATAGG
This portion of the Nitrospirota bacterium genome encodes:
- a CDS encoding bifunctional nuclease family protein, with protein sequence MSIIDIPKEQDLVEYRVDRILEEANTDTRIVVLARQDAALDTFPIWVGAAEGHAIKLALDTMITPRPMSHDLIKSFAEHLNITLQRVVITDVKSSTYYATVYVSNKGIERTIDARPSDAISLALRAPCPIYITQDVLKRRSTTNLDAWLAKLDSKPIGTPEVQET
- the rplM gene encoding 50S ribosomal protein L13, which codes for MLTYMQKPLDVQEKWYLVDAEGKTLGRLAARVAGVLRGKHRPTFTPHVDMGDHVVIVNAEKIRLTGNKMATKLYRHHSGYPGGLKTATAQHVFRKDPTALLTKAIEGMLPKNPLGNHMAKKLRVYVGPVHPHQAQGPEPITL
- the rpsI gene encoding 30S ribosomal protein S9; this translates as MAVATQYATGRRKCAIARAWVTGRAGEITINDQPIEKAFPRLTLRQIIQFPLEIGGVVGQYSIKATVQGGGPTGQAGALRHAIARALVELNQPLRTPLKKEGLLTRDSRVKERKKYGQKGARKRFQYSKR
- a CDS encoding N-acetyl-gamma-glutamyl-phosphate reductase, whose product is MKNIRVAIAGASGYAGAELVRLAALHPHFELCAVTSEKSAGVPVASVFPSLAGLVPLSFQALSPESLAEMADAVFLALPHTKSLTPVAACIQTGKLVVDLSADYRLKDPALYEQWYKTPHTHADLLKDAVYGLPELHRTAIAKARLVASPGCYPTAAVLQLAPLFAHNLVDSQGNIVIDAKSGISGAGRSPALPYHFPEAHESLEAYKVGQHRHTPEIEQELAGLLRRVSQPSETDAAPPIVTFTPHLVPMNRGILSTAYCRLKRPTALSELRDLYRTYYKGERFVRVQDDIMPNPRYIKASNYCDIGVYLDPRSQSVITVAALDNLVKGAAGQAIQAMNLMAGFPEDTGLTAPAAYP
- the argJ gene encoding bifunctional glutamate N-acetyltransferase/amino-acid acetyltransferase ArgJ, translating into MSKKITAASPRRGITAPQGFRASGIHCGIKKPGLLDLALVASDQSGPIAGVFTRNQVVAAPVIVDRLHLRRGMGRAILVNSGNANACTGSHGLAAARMTAAAVARHMGIPLDHVFVGSTGVIGRALPVHRIIKGVPQLLAQLSDRGGLDAARAIMTTDLRPKSIALQDTIGGRLITIGGMAKGSGMIHPNMATMLAYFTTDASITKSALQQALRLAVNESFNCISVDGDTSTNDTVLCLANGIAGNRTVTAGTTAFRRFLLLLTEACQALAMAICRDGEGVTKVVNVEVTGAGSVKEARQVAQTIATSNLVKTALFGEDANWGRVMAAIGRAGVPINPSKLTLSFGGVPMVRSGMGLGLAAERLIAKVFRQKEFTITVGLGQGRHRSHIWTTDLSFDYVRINASYRS